In the Calderihabitans maritimus genome, CGATGATCCCAGAGTTCGCAGGGCTTTTGCTATGGCGATTGAGCGCCAAGCGTTGATTGACGCCGTTACGAAGGCGGGACAGCGTCCGGCTTATGCTTTTGTACCTTACGGCATTATCAACCCTGTAACCGGAAAGGACTTCCGGGAAGAAGGCGGCGATTACTTTACTGAGGACATCGAGGAAGCCAAGCGTCTATTGGCCGAAGCCGGGTATCCCGATGGAAAGGGATTACCGCCTATCGAGATTCTCTACAACACCAGTGAAGGCCATAAGAAAATTGCGGAAGCTATACAGCAGATGTGGCGCAAGAATCTGGGTGTAGAAAACGTAACGCTCCGTAACGAGGAGTGGGGTGTTTACCTGGAAAGCCGTGATCAGGGGAATTTCCAGGTTGCACGGGCCGGTTGGGCCGCCGACTATCTTGACCCCATGACCTTTCTAGATATGTGGCTGAAAGACGGCGGCAACAACAACACCAACTGGTGGGATCCCGAATATGAGGATTTAATTACCACCGCTAAGAGCACTGGCGATCAGAAGGTTCGCTTCGAAGCCATGCATAAGGCCGAGGAGATCCTGATGCGTGATATGCCTATAGCTCCCATTTACTTCTATACTGATCCATACCTCATGAAGGATTACGTAAAGGGCGTCGTGAAGTTGCCCTTCGGTCCCGAGATGGAATTTAAGCACGCGTATATTGAAAAGTAACTACAAGAAATAGTGGAAGTGCCTTAAAAGAGGTATGTGCGCTCGGGCGTGCATACCTCTAATATTGAAACAGTGGTTAAGGAAATAAATGACAGCTGCGGGAAGGTGGTGTCATATTGACCCGGTACATTGTACAACGAATTATCTCCATGATAATCGCACTGTGGATCATTGTTACCATCACGTTTTTGTTAATGCACGCTATCCCAGGGGGACCATTCGCAGCCGAAAAAAAAGTACCTGAAGCGATCCTGCAGAACCTGGAGCGGCGCTACCACCTGGACTGGCCCCTTTGGAAACAATATCTCAGTTATCTCTGGAACGTAGCCCGGTGGGATTTTGGACCTTCCTTTAGGTATACATCGCGTACGGTCAATCAGATTATAAATGACGCCTTCCCTGTCTCGGCAACCCTGGGGGCAATTGCGGTAGCCTTATCGCTCCTGGTAGGGATCCCTGCCGGGATCATTTCAGCGCTCAAACAGCACAAGTGGCAGGACAACTTGGCTATGCTAGTGGCTACCATCGGTGTTTCAGTTCCCAGCTACGTTCTTGGGATTTTACTGATGTATGTGTTTGCCGTGAAGTTGAAGTGGTTTCCAGCTGCCCGCTGGGGCACCCTGATGCATATCCCGTTGCCGGCATTGGCTCTCGCCGGGTACCCTACAGCCATGATTGCCAGGCTGATGCGGTCGAGCATGTTGGAAGTGATGCGGCAGGATTATATTAGGACCGCGCGGGCAAAAGGCCTGTCGGAAAAGGTGGTTGTGTATCGTCATGCGGTGAAAAATGCACTTATCCCTGTGGTGACTTACTTGGGCCCGCTTATAGCGGCGATTTTTACGGGAAGCTTTGTCATTGAATTTCTATTTGCTATTCCAGGGCTGGGCGAACATTTTGTAGACAGCATTAGTAATCGTGATTATACGCTTATTATGGGGGTCACGGTGTTTTACAGCGTCCTCCTCATGGCGATGAACCTTTTGGTGGATATCGCATACGTTTTTTTGGATCCAAGGATAAGTTACCTCGAGGAAAGGAAGTGAGGCCATGGGTCTTTCTGCTGACATGTTTGAACCTATCGAAAGAGACTATGCTCAAGATGAAGCCGTTAATCGACCGAGCATGAGTTACTGGCAGGATGCCTGGCGTCGTTTCAAAAAAAGCAGGATGGCCATGGTCGGGCTAGTAATAATCGGAATAATGGTCATTGCAGCCATAGTCGGGCCGCTGCTTGTACCGTACACTTATTGGGAGCAAGACCTTACCCGAA is a window encoding:
- a CDS encoding ABC transporter permease — encoded protein: MTRYIVQRIISMIIALWIIVTITFLLMHAIPGGPFAAEKKVPEAILQNLERRYHLDWPLWKQYLSYLWNVARWDFGPSFRYTSRTVNQIINDAFPVSATLGAIAVALSLLVGIPAGIISALKQHKWQDNLAMLVATIGVSVPSYVLGILLMYVFAVKLKWFPAARWGTLMHIPLPALALAGYPTAMIARLMRSSMLEVMRQDYIRTARAKGLSEKVVVYRHAVKNALIPVVTYLGPLIAAIFTGSFVIEFLFAIPGLGEHFVDSISNRDYTLIMGVTVFYSVLLMAMNLLVDIAYVFLDPRISYLEERK